In one window of Bernardetia sp. DNA:
- a CDS encoding AAA family ATPase produces MQQQFDYIINLAKEYHHYKENPTALFSAINTLSKSQLESIYEEYADKERNFQPVVLLRAEVARLALEGKAINKEVVEEIKEKIRKKDKNYFSHLTEKLITEMENYGFSKRDIFSNWQQAWTIFHCFFYRGKVKETTQSYLEQIAKDLLLTLDVKDYKFHIVDFQGSANFGSDFCWLGLYPIKNESHRDAYQFFVEFKTKPKAGKMMGSDLKKPHKNDLKNISSYQEIVSCLQSLKQEIITLNEKNRSYYKIAIQDESQWKFYLQGYISMNHEFLGDVLPDYDSLAEIMKDKSRFGEKTHNKRWNLWLFQTAKIGDIVFAAKGVNTCLGIGIIESEILDKTDDMMFNTPNTVYRRVKWITTKKYNHHDNGLGDSIRLFRNDSFSPTKKYKIILEEYIRQYPEISQTFEKYNLPIEIDIVEELNQTKYSEIEVRTNQPKKQKNIKGPKFLRFINPLLQALNEIGGEGKSSEVVQKVIHNMKIPTQELEKKLKSGQIKVKNNIAWARNYLREGGYISNEKHGIWKLTDIGKNKQLTDKEIMLLFKQTQAKYASGKNQEVEERQEENNVELNQNPIYNFKNDKEKPFISEEQFLETVEILKRKKNIILQGAAGVGKTFIARKIAYQIMGETNNLNIEMVQFHQSYSYEDFIQGFRPIKEGFELRDGVFYEFCKKAQVHPKRHFFFIIDEINRGNLSKIFGELMMLIEADKREEKFALKLTYSEDENDNFFVPKNLYLIGTMNTADRSLAMVDYALRRRFAFINLKPDFGESFKDFLMEKGISQGLTNHISSSIQKINQEIASDMNLGEGFQIGHSYFCDYEKEKQDEKDWFEQVIKFEIRPLLEEIWFDNLEKVEEMMEIIRKTDF; encoded by the coding sequence ATGCAGCAACAATTTGACTACATTATAAATCTTGCTAAAGAATACCATCACTATAAGGAAAATCCGACTGCTCTATTTTCTGCTATCAATACTTTATCTAAAAGTCAGCTAGAAAGCATTTATGAAGAGTATGCAGATAAAGAACGTAACTTTCAACCTGTGGTTTTACTACGTGCAGAGGTGGCTCGTTTGGCTTTAGAGGGCAAGGCTATAAATAAAGAAGTTGTTGAGGAAATAAAGGAAAAGATACGCAAAAAAGATAAAAACTATTTTAGTCATCTTACAGAGAAACTCATCACAGAGATGGAAAATTATGGTTTTTCCAAACGTGATATTTTTTCCAATTGGCAACAGGCATGGACTATCTTTCATTGCTTTTTCTATCGTGGAAAAGTAAAAGAAACAACACAAAGTTATTTAGAACAAATTGCAAAAGATTTACTACTTACACTAGATGTAAAAGACTATAAATTTCATATTGTAGATTTTCAAGGTTCGGCTAATTTTGGAAGTGATTTTTGTTGGCTTGGTCTGTATCCTATAAAAAATGAATCTCATAGAGATGCTTATCAGTTTTTTGTAGAGTTTAAAACTAAACCCAAAGCAGGGAAGATGATGGGTAGCGACCTCAAAAAGCCTCATAAAAATGATTTAAAGAATATATCTTCATACCAAGAAATTGTAAGTTGTTTGCAGAGCTTAAAGCAAGAGATTATTACACTCAATGAAAAAAATAGAAGTTATTATAAAATTGCTATACAGGACGAAAGCCAATGGAAGTTTTATCTACAAGGCTACATAAGTATGAACCATGAATTTTTAGGAGATGTACTTCCAGACTATGATTCTCTTGCCGAAATAATGAAAGATAAAAGTAGGTTTGGTGAAAAAACACATAATAAAAGATGGAACTTATGGCTGTTCCAAACAGCTAAAATAGGAGACATTGTTTTTGCAGCGAAAGGAGTAAATACGTGTTTAGGAATAGGAATTATTGAAAGTGAAATACTTGATAAAACTGATGATATGATGTTCAATACACCTAATACAGTATATAGAAGAGTAAAGTGGATAACTACTAAAAAATATAATCATCACGATAATGGACTTGGAGATAGTATTCGTTTATTTCGTAATGATAGTTTTAGCCCTACAAAGAAATATAAAATAATTTTGGAAGAATATATTAGGCAATATCCAGAAATCTCTCAGACTTTTGAGAAATATAATTTACCTATTGAGATAGATATAGTAGAAGAACTAAACCAAACTAAATATTCAGAAATAGAAGTAAGAACTAACCAACCAAAAAAGCAGAAAAATATTAAAGGTCCGAAATTTCTTAGGTTTATAAATCCATTATTGCAAGCCTTGAATGAAATTGGAGGCGAAGGCAAGTCATCAGAAGTTGTACAGAAGGTAATTCATAATATGAAAATTCCTACTCAAGAATTAGAAAAAAAATTAAAGAGTGGACAAATTAAGGTGAAAAATAACATAGCATGGGCAAGAAACTATCTGAGAGAAGGTGGTTATATTTCTAACGAAAAACATGGCATTTGGAAACTAACAGATATAGGTAAGAATAAACAGCTCACAGATAAAGAAATAATGTTATTGTTCAAGCAAACACAAGCAAAGTATGCAAGTGGTAAGAATCAAGAAGTAGAAGAAAGGCAGGAGGAGAACAATGTAGAATTAAACCAAAATCCAATTTATAATTTCAAAAACGACAAAGAAAAACCTTTTATTAGCGAAGAACAGTTTTTAGAAACTGTCGAAATTTTGAAGCGAAAGAAAAATATCATCTTGCAAGGTGCAGCAGGCGTAGGAAAGACGTTTATTGCTCGCAAAATAGCCTATCAGATTATGGGAGAGACCAATAATCTGAATATTGAAATGGTACAGTTTCATCAATCATATTCTTATGAAGATTTTATACAAGGATTTCGTCCTATTAAAGAGGGTTTTGAGTTACGAGATGGTGTTTTTTATGAGTTTTGTAAAAAAGCACAAGTCCATCCAAAACGTCATTTTTTCTTTATCATTGATGAGATAAACAGAGGAAATCTAAGTAAAATTTTTGGCGAACTGATGATGCTCATAGAAGCCGACAAGCGAGAGGAAAAGTTTGCGCTCAAGCTGACCTATTCCGAAGATGAAAATGATAATTTTTTTGTTCCTAAAAATCTTTACCTTATCGGAACAATGAATACGGCTGACCGTTCTTTGGCGATGGTGGATTATGCACTTCGTAGGCGTTTTGCTTTTATAAATTTGAAGCCAGATTTTGGGGAAAGTTTTAAGGATTTTTTGATGGAAAAAGGTATTTCTCAAGGTTTAACAAATCATATTTCAAGTTCTATTCAAAAAATCAATCAAGAAATTGCTTCTGATATGAATTTGGGAGAAGGCTTTCAAATCGGACACAGTTATTTTTGTGATTATGAAAAAGAAAAGCAAGATGAAAAAGATTGGTTCGAACAAGTAATAAAGTTTGAAATTCGTCCTTTGTTGGAGGAAATTTGGTTTGATAATTTGGAAAAAGTGGAGGAGATGATGGAAATAATACGTAAAACAGACTTCTAG
- a CDS encoding 5-methylcytosine restriction system specificity protein McrC, which yields MKIPIKNIYYLLCYAWNKLEESERIKIDVEDKTELLDLFTKVLINATKVLLKRGLDRNYIENVQEISGIKGKLQTSQTLKKNLLLKQKTLCSFDEFSFDILQNQILLSTIQRLIKTQKLDRKLKTELVFLQRKLPKTIQKIELKSLLFPQVKIHRNNRFYGFVMNVCQIIYENTLPSENKNEQGNYTFSDFTRDKRKMNVLFEAFIRNFYKLEQTKYTTVKSEIIKWGFENNFELQSEIGFSESHKYLPRMETDISLENETEKIIIDAKFYQNTMAENYGKEKIFSSNLYQLFSYLLNQEDGSNKTKSATGILLYPTIEKEYNLDYQFKQHKIQIRTLNLNADWREIERRLKQVIGV from the coding sequence ATGAAAATACCAATAAAAAATATTTATTATCTACTCTGCTATGCTTGGAATAAGCTAGAGGAAAGCGAGCGCATCAAAATTGATGTAGAAGACAAAACAGAGCTTTTAGATTTGTTTACAAAGGTCTTGATAAATGCTACAAAAGTGCTGTTGAAGCGAGGTTTGGATAGAAACTACATTGAAAATGTGCAGGAAATAAGTGGTATAAAAGGAAAGCTGCAAACTAGCCAAACACTCAAAAAAAATCTACTTTTAAAGCAAAAAACGCTGTGTAGCTTTGATGAGTTTTCCTTTGATATTCTTCAAAATCAAATCTTACTTTCTACTATTCAAAGGCTTATCAAAACCCAAAAATTAGATAGAAAACTAAAGACAGAACTTGTTTTTCTACAAAGAAAACTTCCCAAGACGATTCAAAAAATAGAACTTAAAAGTCTGCTATTTCCTCAAGTCAAAATTCATAGAAATAATCGTTTTTATGGTTTTGTGATGAATGTTTGTCAGATTATTTATGAAAATACGTTGCCTTCTGAAAATAAAAATGAACAGGGAAATTACACTTTTTCAGATTTTACAAGAGATAAACGCAAGATGAATGTTTTGTTTGAAGCCTTTATCCGTAATTTTTATAAGCTAGAACAGACAAAATATACAACTGTAAAGAGTGAAATTATAAAATGGGGTTTTGAAAATAATTTTGAACTGCAAAGTGAAATTGGTTTTTCAGAAAGTCATAAATATTTACCTAGAATGGAAACTGACATTTCCTTAGAAAATGAAACAGAAAAAATTATTATTGATGCAAAGTTTTATCAAAATACAATGGCAGAAAACTATGGTAAAGAAAAAATATTTTCATCAAATCTGTACCAACTTTTTAGTTATCTTCTAAATCAAGAAGATGGCAGTAACAAAACAAAATCAGCAACTGGAATTTTGCTTTATCCAACCATAGAAAAGGAATACAACCTAGATTATCAATTCAAACAACATAAAATCCAAATACGAACACTTAATTTGAATGCTGATTGGCGAGAAATTGAAAGGCGTTTGAAACAAGTTATAGGAGTTTAG
- a CDS encoding protein phosphatase 2C domain-containing protein, whose product MKIYTTLQIGEFHTNYCEDFLVQEQIGSNEILIAVLDGCTMGTESVFASMLYGKILRKIAKEMFYGEFISPKNEEENLKVKLKTVLKELVLQTREVKNKLGLDKNELLSTLILGLIDTKNHNAEFITIGDGLICVDGKLTEYEQDNTPDYLGYHLSEDFAKFYQNQYQKLSVPDFEDVSICTDGIFTFQNLENKNQQKSESEIIDYLLLDTQYSEFDNFLDRKIRNLKKINHLVTDNLAIIRIIKLK is encoded by the coding sequence ATGAAAATATACACTACTCTACAAATTGGAGAGTTTCATACCAATTATTGTGAAGATTTTTTAGTGCAAGAACAGATAGGTTCTAATGAAATTCTGATTGCTGTTTTGGATGGTTGTACGATGGGAACAGAATCTGTTTTTGCTTCTATGTTGTATGGGAAAATTCTTAGAAAAATAGCTAAGGAAATGTTTTATGGGGAATTTATTTCACCTAAAAACGAAGAAGAAAATTTAAAAGTCAAACTAAAAACAGTTTTGAAAGAACTTGTTTTACAGACAAGAGAAGTCAAAAATAAATTGGGTTTGGATAAAAATGAACTGCTCTCTACACTTATTTTAGGACTCATTGATACAAAAAATCATAATGCAGAGTTTATCACAATAGGCGACGGACTTATCTGTGTTGATGGAAAACTTACAGAGTATGAGCAAGACAACACACCAGATTATTTAGGATATCATCTTTCAGAAGATTTTGCAAAGTTTTATCAAAATCAGTATCAAAAACTTTCTGTTCCAGACTTTGAAGATGTATCCATTTGTACAGATGGAATATTTACTTTTCAAAATTTGGAAAATAAAAATCAACAAAAAAGTGAGAGTGAAATTATAGACTATCTTCTTCTTGACACTCAATATTCTGAATTTGATAACTTTTTAGATAGAAAAATCAGAAATTTAAAGAAAATAAATCATTTAGTTACGGACAATTTAGCCATTATTCGTATCATAAAATTGAAATAG
- a CDS encoding STAS/SEC14 domain-containing protein has protein sequence MMIHSFKTIHREEYASKKQMFDEAHSAYKKKLEKREVKMPVEKTVLFEVPHARISYIPKASSNKEAVRDGVLALEWRGDITDEQYKEAMNKVLEFTYLYNTTGLLLDAMELGYVSMFARAWLMLDWIPRMQQHQVEHAKLAILRTDAPMHKVGIDYVISYVQQMMPYECRFYMNKDNAINWLFRR, from the coding sequence ATGATGATTCATTCTTTTAAGACAATACACCGAGAAGAGTATGCTTCAAAAAAACAAATGTTTGATGAAGCACACAGTGCTTACAAAAAAAAATTAGAAAAAAGAGAAGTAAAAATGCCTGTCGAAAAGACAGTTCTTTTTGAAGTTCCTCATGCAAGAATCAGTTATATTCCTAAAGCCTCAAGCAATAAAGAAGCTGTCAGAGATGGCGTTTTAGCTTTAGAATGGCGAGGAGACATAACCGATGAGCAATATAAAGAGGCAATGAATAAAGTACTTGAGTTTACTTATCTTTACAATACAACAGGCTTATTACTAGATGCTATGGAATTGGGTTATGTCAGTATGTTTGCTCGTGCTTGGCTAATGCTAGACTGGATTCCTCGTATGCAACAGCATCAAGTAGAGCATGCTAAACTCGCTATCTTACGTACAGATGCTCCTATGCACAAAGTAGGAATAGATTATGTAATAAGCTATGTACAGCAAATGATGCCTTACGAGTGCAGATTTTATATGAATAAAGACAATGCTATAAATTGGCTCTTTAGAAGATAA
- the gyrB gene encoding DNA topoisomerase (ATP-hydrolyzing) subunit B — MENSQTPQNGNYSADNIQVLEGLEAVRKRPAMYIGDVGIKGLHHLIWEVVDNSIDEALAGHCDTIHVTINEGNTITVRDNGRGIPTDIHSKENRSALEVVMTVLHAGGKFDKDTYKVSGGLHGVGVSCVNALSDQMRVEVHRNGKIFEQEYSCGAPQYAVREIGKTDISGTEVTFHPDASIFTHSVFKYETVANRLRELSYLNAGVKITLSDQREEFGEKDENGKFVTETFLSEGGLREFVEYLDKSRTPIIPNSVYVEGDKNDIPVQVALLYNTSYSENVFSYVNNINTIEGGTHVTGFYRALTRTLKSYADKNGLTDKKVDLSGGDFREGMTAVISVKVMEPQFEGQTKTKLGNSEVSGAVESCVADALYNYLEENPKEAKTIIQKVTLAAQARMAARKAREMVQRKTALSGTGLPGKLSDCSEKDPEKCEIYLVEGDSAGGSAKQGRDRQSQAILPLRGKILNVEKAQEHRIYDNEEIKNIITALGIRFGENENGEKYLNLDKLRYHKIVIMTDADVDGSHIRTLILTLFFRYMKELIEKGYVYIAQPPLYLVKKGKQQIYCWDEPQREQAMRELGGGNMNGVNVQRYKGLGEMNPEQLWETTMNPESRSMKRVDVESAAAADQLFSMLMGDEVAPRRDFIEKNARYARVDT, encoded by the coding sequence ATGGAAAACTCACAGACTCCTCAAAATGGAAATTATTCGGCTGATAATATTCAAGTTCTTGAAGGTTTAGAAGCTGTTCGCAAACGCCCAGCGATGTATATTGGTGATGTAGGGATAAAAGGTTTGCATCATTTGATTTGGGAGGTGGTAGATAACTCTATTGATGAGGCTCTTGCAGGACATTGTGATACCATACACGTAACTATAAATGAAGGAAATACAATCACAGTTAGAGATAATGGACGTGGTATTCCTACAGATATTCACTCTAAAGAAAATCGCTCTGCACTAGAAGTAGTCATGACAGTTCTTCATGCAGGAGGTAAATTTGATAAAGATACATATAAAGTTTCGGGTGGTCTGCACGGTGTAGGTGTTTCTTGTGTAAATGCTTTATCAGACCAAATGAGAGTAGAGGTACATAGAAATGGAAAAATATTCGAACAAGAATATTCTTGTGGTGCTCCTCAATATGCTGTTCGTGAAATTGGAAAAACAGATATTTCTGGTACAGAGGTTACGTTTCATCCAGATGCAAGTATTTTTACACATTCTGTATTTAAGTATGAAACAGTAGCTAATCGCTTGCGTGAGCTTTCTTACCTCAATGCAGGAGTGAAAATTACACTTTCAGACCAAAGAGAAGAATTTGGAGAAAAAGACGAAAATGGAAAATTTGTAACCGAAACATTTCTTTCAGAAGGTGGATTGCGTGAGTTTGTAGAATATTTGGACAAAAGCCGTACGCCAATTATTCCAAATTCTGTATATGTAGAAGGCGATAAGAATGATATTCCTGTACAAGTGGCTCTACTTTACAATACATCCTATTCAGAAAATGTCTTTTCGTATGTCAATAATATCAATACCATAGAAGGTGGAACACACGTAACAGGTTTTTATCGTGCCTTGACAAGAACTCTAAAAAGTTATGCTGATAAAAATGGCTTGACAGACAAAAAAGTAGATTTGTCAGGTGGAGATTTTAGAGAAGGAATGACAGCAGTTATTTCTGTAAAGGTAATGGAGCCTCAATTTGAAGGACAAACCAAAACCAAACTTGGAAACTCTGAAGTTTCTGGAGCAGTAGAATCTTGTGTTGCTGATGCACTTTACAACTATTTGGAGGAAAATCCGAAAGAAGCAAAAACTATAATCCAAAAAGTTACGTTGGCTGCACAGGCTCGTATGGCTGCACGCAAGGCTCGTGAGATGGTACAACGCAAAACGGCTCTTAGTGGAACAGGCTTACCAGGAAAACTTTCTGATTGTTCTGAAAAAGACCCAGAAAAATGTGAAATCTACCTTGTCGAAGGGGACTCTGCAGGTGGGTCGGCAAAGCAAGGAAGAGACAGACAAAGCCAAGCTATTTTGCCTTTGCGTGGTAAAATTCTAAATGTTGAAAAGGCGCAAGAGCATAGAATCTATGATAATGAAGAAATTAAAAATATCATTACAGCACTTGGCATTCGCTTCGGAGAAAATGAAAATGGAGAAAAATATCTAAATCTTGATAAACTCCGTTATCACAAAATTGTAATCATGACCGATGCCGATGTGGATGGTAGCCATATCAGAACGCTTATCCTTACACTTTTCTTCCGTTATATGAAGGAGCTTATTGAAAAAGGATATGTTTATATTGCACAACCTCCTTTATACCTTGTCAAAAAAGGTAAACAACAAATTTATTGTTGGGATGAGCCACAACGTGAGCAAGCCATGAGAGAACTTGGTGGAGGAAACATGAATGGTGTAAATGTACAGCGTTACAAAGGTTTGGGGGAGATGAACCCAGAACAGCTTTGGGAAACAACAATGAATCCAGAAAGTAGAAGTATGAAGCGTGTAGATGTAGAATCTGCTGCTGCTGCCGATCAGCTTTTCTCTATGCTTATGGGAGATGAAGTTGCTCCACGCAGAGATTTTATTGAGAAAAATGCTCGTTATGCTCGTGTAGATACTTAA
- a CDS encoding CsbD family protein, translating to MDKLEYKGTWNEVKGRLKKSYGSLTDDDLTYAEGQEDQMLGRIQKKLGKTRDEVVQMIRSL from the coding sequence ATGGACAAATTAGAATATAAAGGAACTTGGAATGAAGTCAAAGGACGTTTGAAAAAATCGTATGGTTCTCTTACCGACGACGATTTGACGTACGCAGAAGGTCAAGAAGACCAAATGCTAGGTAGAATTCAGAAAAAGCTAGGCAAGACTAGAGATGAAGTCGTTCAAATGATTAGATCTCTGTAA
- a CDS encoding lmo0937 family membrane protein: protein MGNLLYIIAVVLVIVWAVSFFSGAFTGGIVHVLLVIAIVAVLLRVIRGGKVI from the coding sequence ATGGGTAACTTATTATATATTATCGCTGTTGTTCTTGTTATTGTATGGGCTGTAAGTTTCTTTTCAGGAGCTTTTACAGGTGGAATCGTTCATGTTTTATTAGTTATTGCTATTGTAGCTGTACTTTTACGTGTAATCCGTGGTGGTAAAGTCATTTAA
- a CDS encoding HTTM domain-containing protein — MNTIKQDKSDSIKNLLNHPIDIAPLIYARVILGLLMTIELTGGALSPYAQTLIHGDLHFSYSFAPFIKPWSEPLLLYVHFGVNFILGLMVVFGFKYRFACVAMFLSSISIFLMEKTLYINHIYLYCLLFLVFAFLPANRAFSVDTYQNPQLKSSEIPAWTVYCLIAQLSIVYFYAGLAKLNIDWLHAQPMQLWLANKINHPVPYLGILLSHKYHAFLVAYGGIAFDLLVVPLMLWKKTRKVTFIVAIFFHSTNAITFGIGTFPWFSIAATALFFSPKTFRTWKFFKHLGKKLPAPNTHFFQYSDESKFSQRFVYSFFFLFFIVQFFLPWRAYLYPEDPSWTEQGHFFSWRMMLRTKRGNTVFKVSDTNSNKQETVRPMEHLSFKQSNKMQKDPDMILQYVHFLEDLYKREKGYQDPIIKVESKMSLNNRKPQRFIDPNIDLTKEQRTWKPYNWVEPLTETAYKEEKRQ, encoded by the coding sequence ATGAATACTATAAAACAAGACAAATCAGATAGCATCAAAAATTTGTTAAATCATCCGATTGATATTGCTCCATTAATCTATGCTAGAGTCATATTAGGACTCTTAATGACAATTGAACTTACTGGAGGGGCATTATCACCATATGCTCAAACACTGATTCACGGAGATTTGCATTTTTCATATTCTTTTGCTCCTTTTATAAAGCCTTGGTCAGAACCATTACTACTGTATGTGCATTTTGGAGTAAATTTTATTTTGGGTTTGATGGTTGTTTTTGGATTTAAGTATCGTTTTGCTTGTGTAGCAATGTTTCTATCATCTATATCTATTTTCTTGATGGAAAAAACGCTCTACATCAATCACATTTATTTGTATTGTCTTCTGTTTTTAGTTTTTGCTTTTCTACCAGCAAATAGAGCTTTTTCGGTAGATACTTACCAAAATCCACAACTTAAATCTTCTGAAATTCCTGCTTGGACAGTCTATTGTTTGATAGCGCAGCTAAGTATCGTATATTTTTATGCAGGACTTGCTAAATTAAACATTGATTGGTTACACGCCCAACCGATGCAACTTTGGCTTGCTAATAAAATTAATCACCCTGTTCCATATTTGGGGATTTTGCTTTCACACAAATATCATGCTTTCTTAGTTGCCTATGGTGGAATTGCATTTGACTTGTTAGTTGTACCTCTGATGCTTTGGAAAAAGACACGAAAAGTAACATTTATTGTTGCTATATTTTTTCACTCTACCAATGCTATCACTTTTGGTATCGGAACATTTCCTTGGTTTTCTATTGCTGCTACAGCTTTATTTTTTTCTCCTAAAACGTTTAGAACGTGGAAATTTTTCAAGCATTTAGGTAAAAAGCTCCCTGCACCAAACACACATTTTTTTCAGTATTCTGATGAGTCAAAGTTTTCTCAAAGGTTTGTGTATTCATTTTTTTTCTTATTTTTTATAGTTCAGTTTTTCCTTCCTTGGCGAGCTTATCTCTACCCAGAAGATCCAAGTTGGACAGAACAAGGACATTTTTTTTCGTGGCGTATGATGCTCCGAACCAAACGAGGAAATACGGTTTTTAAAGTCAGCGATACAAACTCTAACAAACAAGAAACTGTGCGTCCAATGGAGCATCTTTCATTTAAGCAGAGTAACAAAATGCAAAAAGACCCTGATATGATTTTACAATACGTTCATTTTTTGGAAGATTTATATAAGAGAGAAAAAGGCTATCAAGACCCTATCATAAAAGTAGAATCTAAAATGTCGCTCAACAACAGAAAACCCCAGCGTTTTATTGATCCAAATATAGATTTGACGAAAGAACAACGAACGTGGAAGCCCTATAATTGGGTAGAACCTCTTACAGAAACAGCATATAAAGAGGAAAAAAGGCAATAA
- the dapA gene encoding 4-hydroxy-tetrahydrodipicolinate synthase, with product MNTNIFRGTGIALVTPFDENKNVDFDALKRLLEHTQDHVEFWVVHGTTGEAATTTRQEKREIFDFIAENNPNKLPLVYGLAWNDTRQLIELLGKSNLEGVSAILSASPSYNKPTQEGIYRHYMEVADASPKPIILYNVPSRTASNIEAKTTLRLAEHPNIIGTKEASGDMTQCIEILRNKPKDFVVLSGDDALTLPLISLGADGVIGVIPNAYPKEFGNLTRAALKGDYKTANKYLHQLFPLFEHLFVESNPVGIKEILTLLGITKSDVRLPLLNASKELSEKFKVEMQKVKSLQIA from the coding sequence ATGAATACCAATATATTTAGAGGAACAGGTATTGCACTTGTTACTCCTTTTGATGAAAATAAAAATGTAGATTTTGATGCTCTCAAAAGACTACTTGAGCATACGCAAGACCATGTAGAATTTTGGGTAGTTCACGGCACAACAGGCGAGGCTGCTACTACTACAAGACAAGAAAAACGAGAAATTTTTGATTTCATTGCTGAAAATAATCCTAACAAATTGCCTTTAGTATATGGGTTGGCATGGAATGATACTCGTCAGCTTATAGAATTATTGGGAAAATCTAATTTAGAAGGTGTGTCAGCTATCTTATCTGCTTCTCCTTCCTACAACAAGCCAACACAAGAAGGAATTTATAGACATTATATGGAAGTGGCAGATGCAAGTCCAAAACCGATTATTCTCTATAATGTTCCTAGCCGAACAGCCTCAAATATTGAAGCCAAAACAACACTTCGTTTAGCAGAGCATCCAAACATTATTGGAACAAAAGAGGCATCTGGCGATATGACACAGTGCATTGAAATTTTGAGAAATAAGCCTAAAGATTTTGTTGTTTTGTCTGGTGATGATGCACTCACACTACCTCTCATTTCACTTGGTGCAGATGGTGTAATAGGTGTCATTCCAAATGCTTATCCAAAAGAATTTGGGAATCTTACTCGTGCTGCTTTGAAAGGAGATTACAAAACAGCTAATAAATATTTACATCAACTATTTCCTCTTTTCGAACATTTGTTTGTAGAAAGTAATCCTGTCGGAATCAAAGAAATCTTGACTTTGCTTGGTATTACAAAGTCAGATGTTAGGCTTCCTCTTCTAAATGCCTCAAAAGAACTAAGTGAAAAATTTAAAGTAGAAATGCAAAAGGTAAAATCGCTCCAAATAGCATAA
- a CDS encoding murein L,D-transpeptidase catalytic domain family protein, producing MQRIVLSGTIAVLVLLFFGFSKFFATASNQNSLLESASKVDAFPSKEHAKIENISIAFENHIKAMYQKLKLKKAELDYVPFKTAYIGYLNLKAKGELKKEILTVLDFTKSSRFERMWIIDMKNQKLVRRELVAHGKNSGHDMVTSYSNKRGSNQSSMGFYVTDAPYIGKNGISLLINGMDKGYNCQARNRAVVMHGANYVNPKTMNRNGRLGRSFGCPAVEMHKAQEIIDYVKKGSCLFIYSGNAKYLQSSKWLDNDGAKTFFAENIQHNATNVPSTASVEVKNNSKG from the coding sequence ATGCAAAGAATCGTATTGAGCGGCACTATCGCCGTACTCGTACTTCTTTTTTTCGGATTTTCTAAATTTTTTGCAACTGCTTCTAATCAGAACAGTTTGCTAGAAAGTGCATCAAAAGTCGATGCTTTTCCGTCAAAAGAACATGCTAAAATTGAGAACATCTCTATAGCTTTTGAAAATCATATTAAAGCTATGTATCAAAAGTTAAAATTGAAGAAGGCAGAATTAGATTATGTCCCATTCAAGACTGCTTACATAGGTTATCTTAATCTTAAAGCAAAGGGAGAACTCAAAAAAGAAATCTTGACAGTACTAGATTTTACAAAATCTTCTCGCTTTGAGCGCATGTGGATTATTGATATGAAGAATCAGAAATTAGTTCGTAGAGAGTTAGTAGCCCATGGCAAAAACTCTGGACATGATATGGTTACTTCATATTCAAACAAACGTGGTTCTAATCAAAGTAGTATGGGATTTTATGTAACTGATGCTCCATATATTGGTAAGAACGGAATTTCTCTTCTCATCAATGGAATGGATAAAGGCTATAATTGCCAAGCAAGAAATCGTGCAGTTGTTATGCATGGTGCAAATTATGTAAATCCAAAAACTATGAACCGTAATGGTAGATTAGGTAGAAGTTTTGGGTGTCCAGCTGTAGAAATGCACAAGGCACAAGAAATCATAGATTATGTTAAGAAAGGTTCTTGTTTGTTCATTTACTCTGGCAATGCAAAATATTTGCAGTCAAGTAAATGGTTAGATAATGACGGTGCAAAAACTTTTTTTGCTGAAAATATACAACACAACGCCACAAACGTACCGAGTACGGCAAGCGTTGAGGTTAAAAACAATAGCAAAGGGTAA